The Procambarus clarkii isolate CNS0578487 chromosome 24, FALCON_Pclarkii_2.0, whole genome shotgun sequence genome includes a region encoding these proteins:
- the LOC138368062 gene encoding uro-adherence factor A-like produces MNKPDSTWLSEHMNKPDSTWQAENIKKSDSTWRGEHMNKPDSTWLAEHIYKPYSTWGAEHLDKPDSMGSDSTWRAEHMNKPDSSWLPEHINKPDSTWGAEHLDTQDSVWQAEHMDKPDSTWGAEHLDKQDSMWRVEHMDKPDSTW; encoded by the exons atgaacaagccagatagtacgtggctatcagaacacatgaacaaaccagatagtacgtggcaagCAGAAAACATTAAGAAGTCAGATAGTACCTGGCGaggagaacacatgaacaagccagatagtacgtggctagCAGAACACATCTACAAGCCATATAGTACGTGGGGAGCAGAACACttggacaagccagatagtatggg GTCAGATAGtacctggcgagcagaacacatgaacaagccagatagttcgTGGCTaccagaacacatcaacaagccagatagtacgtggggaGCAGAACACTTGGACACGCAAGATAGTGTGTGGCAAGCAGAACATATGGACAAGCCAGATAGCACGTGGGGAGCAGAACACTTGGACAAGCAAGACAGTATGTGGCGAGTAGAACACatggacaagccagatagtacgtggtga
- the LOC138368064 gene encoding major royal jelly protein 5-like → MLQAEHMNKPDSMWRAKHINKPDSTRGAEHLEKQDSMWRAEHMDKPDSICRAEHMNKPESTRSHEQTRLYVASRTHEQARQYVEAEYMNKPDSTSRTEHINKPVSTWRAEHTNKPDCTWRAEHMNKQDSTWRAEHINMLVSMWRAENTNKPDNTWRTEHMSKPDSTWRAEHMNKPDSTWRAEHVNKPDST, encoded by the exons ATGTtgcaagcagaacacatgaacaaaccagatagtatgtggcgagcaaaacacatcaacaagccagatagtacgaggGGAGCAGAACACTTGGAAAAGCAAGATAgcatgtggcgagcagaacacatggacaagccagatagtatctgtcgagcagaacacatgaacaagccagaaagtacaag AtcacatgaacaaaccagattgtacgtagcgagcagaacacatgaacaagccagacagTATGTGGAAGCAGaatacatgaacaagccagatagtacatcGCGCACAGAACACATCAATAAGCCAGTTAgcacgtggcgagcagaacacacgaACAAGCCAGActgtacgtggcgagcagaacacatgaacaagcaagatagtacctggcgagcagaacacatcaacatGCTAGttagtatgtggcgagcagaaaACACTAACAAGCCAGACAATACATGGCGAACAGAACACATgagcaagccagatagtacgtggcgagcagaacacatgaacaagccagatagtacgtggcgagcagaacatgtgaacaagccagatagtacgtag
- the LOC138368065 gene encoding uro-adherence factor A-like — protein MNKPDSTWLSEHMNKPDSTWQAENIKKSDNTWRGEHMNKPDSTWLAEHIYKPDNTWGAEHLDKPDSMGSDSTWRAEHMNKPDSSWLPEHINKPDSTWGAEHLDTQDSMWQAEHMDKPDSTWGAEHLDKQDSMWRAEHMDKPDSTW, from the exons atgaacaagccagatagtacgtggctatcagaacacatgaacaaaccagatagtacgtggcaagCAGAAAACATTAAGAAGTCAGATAATACCTGGCGaggagaacacatgaacaagccagatagtacgtggctagCAGAACACATCTACAAGCCAGATAATACGTGGGGAGCAGAACACttggacaagccagatagtatggg GTCAGATAGtacctggcgagcagaacacatgaacaagccagatagttcgTGGCTaccagaacacatcaacaagccagatagtacgtggggaGCAGAACACTTGGACACGCAAGATAGTATGTGGCAAGCAGAACATATGGACAAGCCAGATAGCACGTGGGGAGCAGAACACTTGGACAAGCAAGAcagtatgtggcgagcagaacacatggacaagccagatagtacgtggtga
- the LOC138368066 gene encoding uro-adherence factor A-like, which yields MNKPDSTWLSEHMNKPDSTWQAENIKKSDSTWRGEHMNKPDSTWLAEHIYKPDSTWGAEHLDKPDKHMNKPDITWQAENIKKSDSNWRGEHMNKPDSTWLAEHIYKPDKHMNKADSMWQAEHMNKPDSMWRAEHINKPDSMRGAEHLEKQDSMWRAEHMDTPDSICRAEHMNKPESTW from the exons atgaacaagccagatagtacgtggctatcagaacacatgaacaaaccagatagtacgtggcaagCAGAAAACATTAAGAAGTCAGATAGTACCTGGCGaggagaacacatgaacaagcccgaTAGTACGTGGCTAGCAGAACACAtctacaagccagatagtacgtggggagcagaacacttggacaagccagata aacacatgaacaaaccagatatTACGTGGCAAGCAGAAAACATTAAGAAGTCAGATAGTAACTGGCGaggagaacacatgaacaagccagatagtacgtggctagCAGAACACAtctacaagccagata aacacatgaacaaggcagatagtatgtggcaagcagaacacatgaacaaaccagatagtatgtggcgagcagaacacatcaacaagccagatagtatgagGGGAGCAGAACACTTGGAAAAGCAAGATAgcatgtggcgagcagaacacatggacACGCCAGATAGTATCtgtcgagcagaacacatgaacaagccagaaagTACATGGTGA
- the LOC138368067 gene encoding major royal jelly protein 5-like, whose product MNKSDSTWRAEHMNKPDRTWLSEHMNKPDSTWQAENIKKSDSTWRGEHMNKPDSTWLAEHIYKPDKHMNKADSMWQAEHMNKPDSMWRAEHINKPDSMRGAEHLEKQDSMWRAEHMDTPDSICRAEHMNKPEST is encoded by the exons atgaacaaatcagatagtacctggcgagcagaacacatgaacaagccagatagaacGTGGCtatcagaacacatgaacaaaccagatagtacgtggcaagCAGAAAACATTAAGAAGTCAGATAGTACCTGGCGaggagaacacatgaacaagccagatagtacgtggctagCAGAACACAtctacaagccagata aacacatgaacaaggcagatagtatgtggcaagcagaacacatgaacaaaccagatagtatgtggcgagcagaacacatcaacaagccagatagtatgagGGGAGCAGAACACTTGGAAAAGCAAGATAgcatgtggcgagcagaacacatggacACGCCAGATAGTATCtgtcgagcagaacacatgaacaagccagaaagTACATAG
- the LOC138368068 gene encoding uro-adherence factor A-like: MNKPDSTWLSEHMNKPDSTWQAENIKKSDSTWRAEHVNKPDSTWLAEHIYKPDTSRTHEQASQYVEAEYMNKPDSMWQTELINKPDSTSRTEHINKPVSTWRAEHMNKQDSTWRAEHINMLVSMWRAENTNKPDNTWRTEHMSKPDSTWRAEHMNKPDSTWRAEHVNKPDSTWRAEHVNKTDSTWRAEHINKPDST, translated from the exons atgaacaagccagatagtacgtggctatcagaacacatgaacaaaccagatagtacgtggcaagCAGAAAACATTAAGAAGTCAGATAGTACTTGGCGAGCAGAACacgtgaacaagccagatagtacgtggctagCAGAACACATCTACAAGCCAGACA cgagcagaacacatgaacaagccagtcaGTATGTGGAAGCAGaatacatgaacaagccagatagtatgtggcaAACAGAACTcatcaacaagccagatagtacatcGCGCACAGAACACATCAATAAGCCAGTTAgcacgtggcgagcagaacacatgaacaagcaagatagtacctggcgagcagaacacatcaacatGCTAGttagtatgtggcgagcagaaaACACTAACAAGCCAGACAATACATGGCGAACAGAACACATgagcaagccagatagtacgtggcgagcagaacacatgaacaagccagatagtacgtggcgagcagaacatgtgaacaagccagatagtacgtggcgagcagaacatgtGAACAAgacagatagtacgtggcgagcagaacacataaacaagccagatagtacttag
- the LOC138368069 gene encoding major royal jelly protein 5-like → MNKSDSTWRTEDMNKPDSTWLSEHMNKPDSTWQAENIKKSDSTWRGEHMNKPDSTWLAEHIYKPDSTWGAEHLDKPDSMGSDSTWRAEHMNKPDSSWLPEHINKPDSTWGAEHLDTQDSMWQAEHMDKPDSTWGAEHLDKQDSMWRAEHMDKPDSTW, encoded by the exons atgaacaagtcaGATAGTACCTGGCGAACAGaagacatgaacaagccagatagtacgtggctatcagaacacatgaacaaaccagatagtacgtggcaagCAGAAAACATTAAGAAGTCAGATAGTACCTGGCGaggagaacacatgaacaagccagatagtacgtggctagCAGAACACAtctacaagccagatagtacgtggggagcagaacacttggacaagccagatagtatggg GTCAGATAGtacctggcgagcagaacacatgaacaagccagatagttcgTGGCTaccagaacacatcaacaagccagacAGTACGTGGGGAGCAGAACACTTGGACACGCAAGATAGTATGTGGCAAGCAGAACATATGGACAAGCCAGATAGCACGTGGGGAGCAGAACACTTGGACAAGCAAGAcagtatgtggcgagcagaacacatggacaagccagatagtacgtggtga
- the LOC138368070 gene encoding uro-adherence factor A-like: protein MNKADSMWQAEHMNKPDSMWRAEHINKPDSMRGAEHLEKQDSMWRAEHMDTPDSICRAEHMNKPEKDMNKPDSTWLSEHMNKPDSTWQAENIKKSDSTWRGEHMNKPDSTWLAEHIYKPDSTWGAEHLDKPDSMGSDSTWRAEHMNKPDSSWLPEHINKPDSTWGAEHLDTQDSMWQAEHMDKPDSTWGAEHLDKQDSMWRAEHMDKPDSTW, encoded by the exons ATGAACAAGGCAGATAGTATGTggcaagcagaacacatgaacaaaccagatagtatgtggcgagcagaacacatcaacaagccagatagtatgagGGGAGCAGAACACTTGGAAAAGCAAGATAGCATGTGGAGAGCAGAACACATGGACACGCCAGATAGTATCtgtcgagcagaacacatgaacaagccagaaa aagacatgaacaagccagatagtacgtggctatcagaacacatgaacaaaccagatagtacgtggcaagCAGAAAACATTAAGAAGTCAGATAGTACCTGGCGaggagaacacatgaacaagccagatagtacgtggctagCAGAACACAtctacaagccagatagtacgtggggagcagaacacttggacaagccagatagtatggg GTCAGATAGtacctggcgagcagaacacatgaacaagccagatagttcgTGGCTaccagaacacatcaacaagccagacAGTACGTGGGGAGCAGAACACTTGGACACGCAAGATAGTATGTGGCAAGCAGAACATATGGACAAGCCAGATAGCACGTGGGGAGCAGAACACTTGGACAAGCAAGAcagtatgtggcgagcagaacacatggacaagccagatagtacgtggtga
- the LOC138368071 gene encoding major royal jelly protein 5-like, producing MNKADIMLQAENMNKPDSMWRAKHINKPDSTRGAEHLEKQDSMWRAEHMDKPDSICRAEHMNKPEKLVNKPDSTWRAEHMNKSDSTWRAEHMNKPDKHMSKPDSTWRAEHMNKPDSTWRAEYVNKPDSTWRAEHVNKTDNTWRAEHINKPESM from the exons atgaacaaggcaGATATTATGTTGCAAGCAGAAaacatgaacaaaccagatagtatgtggcgagcaaaacacatcaacaagccagatagtacgaggGGAGCAGAACACTTGGAAAAGCAAGATAgcatgtggcgagcagaacacatggacaagccagatagtatctgtcgagcagaacacatgaacaagccagaaa AACtcgtgaacaagccagatagtacgtggcgagcagaacacatgaacaagtcagatagtacctggcgagcagaacacatgaacaagccagata AACACATgagcaagccagatagtacgtggcgagcagaacacatgaacaagccagatagtacgtggcgagcagaatatgtgaacaagccagatagtacgtggcgagcagaacatgtGAACAAGACAGATaatacgtggcgagcagaacacataaaCAAGCCAGAGAGTATGTAG
- the LOC138368072 gene encoding uncharacterized protein — MNKPDSMCKTELINKPDSTWRTEHINKLVSTWRAEHTNKPDCTWRAEHMNKQDSTWRAEHINKLVSMWRAENTNKPDNTWRIEHMSKPDSTWRAEHMNKPDSTWRAEHVNKPDSMWRGEHINKPDST, encoded by the coding sequence atgaacaagccagatagtatgtgcAAAACAGAACTcatcaacaagccagatagtacatgGCGCACAGAACACATCAATAAGCTAGTTAgcacgtggcgagcagaacacacgaACAAGCCAGActgtacgtggcgagcagaacacatgaacaagcaagatagtacctggcgagcagaacacatcaacaagctagttagtatgtggcgagcagaaaACACTAACAAGCCAGACAATACATGGCGAATAGAACACATgagcaagccagatagtacgtggcgagcagaacacatgaacaagccagatagtacgtggcgagcagaacatgtgaacaagccagatagtatgtggcgagGAGAACACataaacaagccagatagtacgtag
- the LOC138368073 gene encoding major royal jelly protein 5-like has product MNKPDSTWLSEHMNKPDSTWQAENIKKSDNTWRGEHMNKPDSTWLAEHIYKPDNTWGAEHLDKPDSMGSDSTWRAEHMNKPDSSWLPEHINKPDSTWGAEHLDTQDSMWQAEHMDKPDSTWGPEHLDKQDSMWRAEHMDKPDKHMNKPDNTWQAEHLNKRYSTWHAEHMKKLDSTWRADHMNKPDCT; this is encoded by the exons atgaacaagccagatagtacgtggctatcagaacacatgaacaaaccagatagtacgtggcaagCAGAAAACATTAAGAAGTCAGATAATACCTGGCGaggagaacacatgaacaagccagatagtacgtggctagCAGAACACATCTACAAGCCAGATAATACGTGGGGAGCAGAACACttggacaagccagatagtatggg GTCAGATAGtacctggcgagcagaacacatgaacaagccagatagttcgTGGCTaccagaacacatcaacaagccagatagtacgtggggaGCAGAACACTTGGACACGCAAGATAGTATGTGGCAAGCAGAACATATGGACAAGCCAGATAGCACGTGGGGACCAGAACACTTGGACAAGCAAGAcagtatgtggcgagcagaacacatggacaagccagata aacacatgaacaagccagataataCGTGGCAAGCAGAACACTTGAACAAGCGATATAGTACGTGGCATGCAGAACACATGAAGAAGctagatagtacgtggcgagcagatcacatgaacaaaccagattgtacgtag